In Candidatus Hydrogenedentota bacterium, the DNA window ATGATGTAATCAAGGATTCTGGGAAGGTTCTCCTCAAGTTTCAAGGACACCCGCATCTGCACGCCGACAATTCGAATAGTAGCCATAGGTGAAATGTCTCCTTCTGCTTGCCCAACTGCTACCATACCACATAATCCGGCAGAACCGCTAGAATCGCGGCCGGCCTCTCATCGGGAAATACCATCGCACAAAGGCTTTACGCCTGAAAACGCCGTGGAGACGATGGCGCTGTCCGGAGACTGTAAAACCGCGTGCTTCAACGCGGACCCAGCCCGGTCTTCGCGGCCTCCTCGTAAACGCTGTCGATCTGCAGGCCGTCCACGCCGTACTCGAGCATGCGCGTGACGTCCCTGACGCCCGCCGCAACGGGATCGCCCACTGCGTCGCCGTAATGGAACACGTTGATGCTTACAATCACCGGCAGGCCCATCTCTTGGAACGCCTTCACGGAATCCGCCTGGAAATCGGCTGCATGCCCGAAGACGAAGTAGTCCTGGGAACGCTTGTCGATGACGTGGCGGCGAGCTTCTTCCGGACTGCCGCCCCACGATAACCGCGCCCTGCCCTGGAACCTCCCGGCGCCGCGCTTGCGGCCGATGAACAGGGCGCCATCGACCAGCCCATGGCGCGTCATCGATGCGTCGACCCGTCGTATGAATGCATCAAACAGCGCTTGCGGACAATGCTTTATGTCGGGCATCAAATCGATGCGCCCTTCGCACCGCGCGCAGAACGTTTCGAACGAGGGCAAGCGCTCCTCCGGGGCCAGTTCGCGCAGTTGCGCGAGCGTCAACGAGCTGACGTTGTCGTTGATGCCGCAGGTGCGCTGGAGGTTGCCGTCGTGCAGGCAGACGGGGTAGCCGTCCTTGGTCGAGCACACGTCCACCTCGATATGGGTATACCCCCGGCTGATGGTCTCTTCGAGCGAGGCCAGGCTGTTTTCCTGGAACTCCTCGGTCACCACCCCCCGGTGAGCTGCCAGCACGAATTCGGGCAACTCCGGCCGCTCGGGGATCGTCGCGCACCCCGCTATCAAAATCAGAAAAGCGCAAATGAATGAACCCATCGGACAGACCTTCTGCTCCGTTCGCTCTGTGCGGCGGTCATTAGCCCAATAAGCCTTGAATGTGGGTGCATCCATCTCGGCTAATGCGTCCAAATCACTCGCCCCGGCAGCATGCCCAGAAAAAAAAGACCCCAAAAGCCCGATTCGGCGGACACCATCCTCGCTTTCGAGCCTGTCTTTTGACTCCCGCAGATAGGCGAGAGTTTCGTCTCTTCGAAGTTGCGGCACCGTCAGCCTCTTGGCTCAAGACCGTTTTCCTCCATTCATCTGCGCAGCATTCTACAACATACGTGCGGTGGCGGTAACCCCTTGGGGATGCGAGTGGCGGCGGGGTGTTGTCGGGCGCGTCCGGCGGGCCCGGGTCCGGCCTGTTCTGTCCGCGCGTCTGTTGACAGCCGTCCCCGAAGTGTGTTCGAATCGGGGCGGTCATACAAGCACGAGGGAGATGCCGATGGACAAGTACGACGCAATCAGGTACATGCTCGATAAGTGCATCATCGCGGTGGTGCGGGCCGATACGGGCGGCGAGGATTTGGTAAAGGTCGTCGAGGCGGTCGCCGCGGGGGGCGTCCATTGCATCGAGGTCACCATGACCACCCCGGGCGCGCTCGAATGCCTCAAGGTGGCCTCCGAGAAGTTGCAAAAGACCGATGCGCTTCTGGGCGTGGGCACCGTGCTGGACCCGGAGACCTGCCGCATGGCGATCCTTGCCGGTGCGCAATACGTGGTGACGCCCACGCTGTCCATTCCGTCCATCGAGATGGCGCGGCGCTACGGGAAACCCGTGATCTGCGGCGCATACACGCCCACGGAAATCCTGACGGCATGGGAAAGCGGGTCAGATCTGGTCAAGGTTTTCCCTGCGAATATTGGAGGACCCGGCTATATCAAGGCCCTCAAGGGTCCGTTGCCGCAGATTCCGCTTGTTCCGACCGGCGGCGTCGAGCTCGAGAACGTGGGCGAGTTTCTGAGCTCGGGCGCGGCAGCTCTGGCTGTCGGCGGCAACCTTGTTAGCAAGAAGCTATTGGCTGCCAAGGATTTCGACGGGATCACCGTTAACGCCGAGGCGTTTGCACAGGCCGTGAAGGCGGCTCGAGGCTGAGCGTCTCGAATCGGGAGAAGACGCATGCCGTTTCGAATGGCCGCTGTTTGTTTGAGTGCAGCCGTTGCGGCCTCGTGCGCAACGGGAACCCAGGAAGACGCATCCCCGGTGAAGACCATCTACGTACAAAGCACGAGCGACGGAGCCCAACAGCCCTGCCTGTTCATTGAAGCTCGAGGGAGCGAACCCCGCCCCCTCCTGGTCTTTCTCCACACGTGGAGCAACGGCTACGACCTCGATACCCTGGAGTGGCGCGACGAGGCCGCCCAGCATAACTGGCACTTCCTCCAACCCCATTTCCGCGGTCCCAACAATAAGCCCGAAGCCTGCGCGTCGGAACTTGCCCGTCAGGACATCCTCGATGCGGTCGACTATGCCCTCGCACACTATTCCATCGACAAACACCGGGTATACCTTGCCGGGGCTTCCGGCGGCGGCCATATGACGCTCGTAATGGCAGCCCATGCCCCCGAGCGGTGGGCGG includes these proteins:
- a CDS encoding glycerophosphodiester phosphodiesterase family protein → MGSFICAFLILIAGCATIPERPELPEFVLAAHRGVVTEEFQENSLASLEETISRGYTHIEVDVCSTKDGYPVCLHDGNLQRTCGINDNVSSLTLAQLRELAPEERLPSFETFCARCEGRIDLMPDIKHCPQALFDAFIRRVDASMTRHGLVDGALFIGRKRGAGRFQGRARLSWGGSPEEARRHVIDKRSQDYFVFGHAADFQADSVKAFQEMGLPVIVSINVFHYGDAVGDPVAAGVRDVTRMLEYGVDGLQIDSVYEEAAKTGLGPR
- the eda gene encoding bifunctional 4-hydroxy-2-oxoglutarate aldolase/2-dehydro-3-deoxy-phosphogluconate aldolase, producing MDKYDAIRYMLDKCIIAVVRADTGGEDLVKVVEAVAAGGVHCIEVTMTTPGALECLKVASEKLQKTDALLGVGTVLDPETCRMAILAGAQYVVTPTLSIPSIEMARRYGKPVICGAYTPTEILTAWESGSDLVKVFPANIGGPGYIKALKGPLPQIPLVPTGGVELENVGEFLSSGAAALAVGGNLVSKKLLAAKDFDGITVNAEAFAQAVKAARG